GCATCCGCAACGGGGCAGCCGCGTGCTGCTGGATGGCCTGCATATCGCGAACGGCTTTGCCTGGTCCGGTGACGGGCAAACCTTCCACTTCTCCGACAGCAAGGCAGGCGTGGTCTATCGCGCGCGCTGGCAGGCGCAGACCGGAACACTCGCGGACATCGCTCCATGGGTCGACGCCGACGAGCAAGCCGGGCGCCCGGATGGTGCCTTCATCGACGGCCACGACAACTACTGGTCGGCCGGCGTCTCGGCCGGCTGCATCAACGTCCATGCGCCTGGCGGCGAGCGCATCCGCAAGCTTGCGGTGCCATGCCAGGCCCCCAGCATGGTGTGCCCCGGGCCGCACGGCTCGGTCTTTGTCACGTCGCTGGTCCGGCCGCAATGGGGGCCGGACGACATCAGGCCCGAGGATGGCCAGCTGTTCCAGTTGCTGGACCTGCTGGCATCTGACGCGCCGCCTCCTGTCCGCCTGCGACTGACGTAGCAGGGCACTAACCGTTTCTTCGTGTCGCAGTGGGTTGCGATCCGGTTCCGCTC
The window above is part of the Cupriavidus taiwanensis LMG 19424 genome. Proteins encoded here:
- a CDS encoding SMP-30/gluconolactonase/LRE family protein; this encodes MIVPYSTSIVEVLSGRTQQGLALRQFRVGNRVGECPIWADARLTWIDVRAPALHALDPATGRLDTWTLPKPVGAHALCVDGSILLALRDELAILDPERASLCTVAAPEPDRPHNRLNEGRVSPCGAWFVFGSMDDSGAGRPTGQLHAWHPQRGSRVLLDGLHIANGFAWSGDGQTFHFSDSKAGVVYRARWQAQTGTLADIAPWVDADEQAGRPDGAFIDGHDNYWSAGVSAGCINVHAPGGERIRKLAVPCQAPSMVCPGPHGSVFVTSLVRPQWGPDDIRPEDGQLFQLLDLLASDAPPPVRLRLT